The DNA sequence ttattattattattagtattattaaaaaaaagtaggatttatatttatagagtTCCCCTTACAATTTGATGTACACGATTGAAGTGGGAATATCGTTTATTGTCTCTCCTATTctgttcttttttatttttaaagaccttttgaagaaaaaaatatattgataatATTTGTATAGTTAACAAGAGGCTCAACCAAAATATTAAGTCTTATGACAAAATAATGGTGGGGTTAACTTGAATTCTTTGTGCTTTGCTTGATATTGTAACTAACATATCTTCCATATGATGTCATGTTGATTTTTTCCGACCTTGATAGTTGGTAGATGCACAATTCACTATAGCTAAACACAAATCTCAAATCTTTGTAATCAAatcattttttatctttttttatgaCATTGTCGGCAAGTAGATCAAGCTAAAAGAAGTATATTTGTGACTATGAGTCCAAAAGAGTAATTATAACCTAATTATAATAAGAAAGTACCAGCTTtataaattaatacaattacaTGTAGTGGCTAAAAAAGCAAACCAAATGTTCCACCAAAAACAGCACCTTTAAAAATGATACAAGTCAGTCTAGTTCTCCTGTTCATGCAATAAACACACTTATTTGAATAAGAATAAAGGtaagaaaaagaataagataCCAAGAAAATGAAGGTATATTATACATTCCGTAGAAATAGGAATCAAAAGAGAAACATAGTGATTTGAGATTATACATTTCATAAATAACTAGGAGAACATTTGAGATTGATAAGTGTCCCATTTCATGGATTAACTACTTTGTTTCATATAGACAATGAAACAGCTAACATGCTGAAAATTAAGACCTTTTTCTCATTATACAAGactcaatatattttatttgcaacttttttttttcctattttctcatGAACAAACTTCTCAACCTCCCTCTTTCCAAACGTTCAAGCAGCTTCTTGGCCCCAGGAATTTCCATCTCACTAAGCTTCTTCAAATACCCAATGGCCCCATAAGAAATCATCAGCTTCTTGCATTTCTTGCTTGAAGAAAGAGATCCTAAGCAAAATACTGCATATTTCTTTGCTGTGTTTTGAAGACTTGGTTCAAGCAACTGAACCAGATTAGGCACACTCTTGTCATCTTTCTTTACTTCTCTGCGATTCTGTGAAAGTGTCACCAAGCTGGAAATCGCCTGTGCTGCAACCTCACGGGCACTGTTGGATTTGGCCTCCAGCATCTTGACAAGAAGGGGAATGCAACCGGCCTCCCCTACCATCTTCTTTGTCTCAGCTGAGGCTGAGCTGCATACCCGGCAGATTGCAGAGGCAGCAGCCTGCTGTGCACCAAGTGATCCAGACCTCAGAACATGAACCAGACGCGGTAAGAAGCCAAGGGAAACCAACACATCCATTGAAACCGAGCCAACTAAATTTCTTAATGCCCCAACAGCTGATTCTTGTGGTAAAGGGCCATCAAGGTATGCCAACAAGCTTCGAATTCCACCTTCTGAGACAACAGACCTCCTTAGGTTCTCATTGCTTGCAGTGAGATTCTGCAAGCACTCAGCTGCATACTCTTTTGATCCTAACAGAATTCCACAATCCAAGAGATTGATCATGACCCTTATAATCCCTTCATCAGCTAGAGCTTGTCTAACCTCGGGCACAGCTGATATATTCTTCAACGTGCAGGCAGCCGCAGCCTGTGAAACTGAGTCCCCGGTTCGACATATCTCAATCAGCGGACGAACCCCACCATGGCCAACGATTTCACGAGCAGTTTCAGCCAACATTGACAATCTCTGAAGCGAAATTGTAGCCTTCTCTTTACCAACACTGCTACCAGACTCCACAAGCCTTATGAGAGCAGGCAGCACACCTTCAGAAACAAGCCAATTTTCACAGCCTCCGGACTCAGCAAGGGAGCAGATCACAGTCACGGTCTTCTCCCGTATACGAGGAGAAGTTGCTGTAAGCAATTGAACTAAAGCACAAATATTGCTACGACCTAAAACAGTCAAGACATTCTTTTCATCCTCTTTCATGACCTCAACAAGACAGTCAAGAGCTCTGTGTTTTGCCTCCAAGTGCCCGATCTGAAGACGAGCAAAGAGTTCCCTTATGTTGCCATAAGCAGCAACATCCGTGTCAGTTGAAGAACACGCAACAGATAAGGGCAGAGTAGCCTCACCAAGCACCCCGGTCTTGATTAAAAGCCCACAATCTCGCAAATTCAAATCAAGCTTCCCAGAAAGTGCATCAAGATCACTCTGCATCCGAAGCTTGCCTTCATATTTCTCCAATATACAGAGCTCTGCACACTCAATTATGTCTTTCAATGTCCTTGACACCGCTTGTAATTGCTCCTTGCAAAGAGTGTTCTTCGAGAAGCAAGGATGGCTTGATAAGTCTGATAAACGTGAAGGAACCTGCTCAAGCTTTGATATGATCATCTTCCATCTACCTGGGAATCCTTTAACCTCTCTTGCTTTAGCCATTGCAACAGGGATAAGCTCTTGTGCGTGTGACAGCCAGTCTTCAGCTGACACGTTATCATCAACCAAAACTTCTTCATTTCCACTTTCTTCAACCATGATTTCGATCTTGGCTTTGATTAAATTTGGTAAACTGAAAAACTGGAAAGAAAACCAAACCTTttattagttataaaaaatgacaaaaacaaATAGTAtttcacattaaaaaaaattaggagcCGTGGAGCAGTTGCAATTATTATAAAACATTTTAACTATAGAATATGGCTGAAATTAAATAAGCACAGAATGcattaaaaaaatctaaacaACAAACAGCACCACATCAAGAGCTTCGAGAATCTTGTACAAATCACACAATGCTTGTTTGCTGAAAAACAAGAACCGACCAACAAGATCGAAGTACCTAATGATGGCCCACGAGTTCTTTATTAATATTCTAGCTTATTGCAAGTGATCATTTAATGCCAAATGAAAAGtaaatgaaggaaagaaaatatattcataaactaattaatatGATAATTAAAGTTTAAGATATAAAATTTGTTGATGACAATGAAAGAAGTTACTTTTAACGGCTAAAAAATAAGTGCTGCCACAATTAAGAAGCCGTCGGCACGTGCATACGCTATACCAAATATGCCCTTGAACATAGGAGCCGTTTCTAGTTACTTCATTGGGGTAAATTGGTAAACAGAAATTAAAGCTACGATCTTTACTTTTCAAAGATGGAGCTGTTGAATATAGAAAATGGGAGGATTGCTGACTCGATCTTGATCGGCATTTTGTATGTATCCTATGGTCAAGATTTCTTGAAAAGGATGGGAAAGGAGAATTATTTGCCTTATTGCCTTATATAACCCCCAAAGACCTAAGCTATCTGGTAGAGTAAGAGGGGAGAGAGACTTTTCTTTGAAGAGAAGACAGGAGTCTCTATCTACAGTTGTATATAAAGAGTGTACTCAAAATTTTCCAAGATGGACCAACCCCACtataaatttcttaagaaaACACAAAACAATGTAGAAAATTACCTCAAATTGATTTGAGATTGAAGATCTTTCAAAGGGTTCTATCCTTAATAATCATCAGATATAGACTTGTCAAACAAAATTCTCTTTCCTCTCCTACTCCTGATGTACCCCAAcagttcttaaaaataaaaaacaatgatAGCCTAGTTATACAAATaggcatatataaatatacatagcATCTAATTTATAAGAAACACAGTTAATTAAGGATGATtagaaaaaaaggaaaagactTTTTCGTATTCTGAAGCTGAGAGTAAGAAAAGAAAGTAAAAACAACCTCAAGCACCAACCTTTAAGACTCAGAAACCAGAAACTTgtctttttctcttttaagaAAGCAATCCCAAGAATTTACTATAGCTTCATCTTCAAACCTCTCTTCCACTCACTTTCTCTCACTTTAAGTATCAACTATGCAAAATATTAAAAGGAAAATACCCCTTAAAAAAAatctctcctctctctcttaACTCCAAAACCCACTTTCATATCTCCACAATGATTCCAAAACCAGCCATGAAAATACAGATGTGGACCTTCACAAAACCATCGTCACTCACTTTCATCAAGCGAATTTCTCAGAATCAGAGAGTACCCAGAAGCTAAAATAGTTTCTTATTACAAAAAAAGGACACGAGAGTGGTAGTAGATATGAAAACCCCACTTGCCACTTTGACTTATTTGAACTCCTAATAGAAAAATAACTGATTCAGAAAGAGCAAGCAGGGAAGGAGACAATCAAATTTGTATTTGAAAAATCTTCAAActctctctatttctctctcCAAATGGAAGAAAATGTCAGTCTCTCTCTTCCCCTGTCCCTTTAGATTctctgttaaaaaaaaaacatattgccattattttactgttttagcTGGACAGCTAAGAGATGTAAAGAAAAGCAAGCTTTAAACGTCGAACATGATTGAGGATCAAACGGCTGTGATTACGTGTATGTCAAAAAATCCGAccgtttaaattttgaatatgctttctttttaaatatataaaattttacattTCCAAGAGGATGACGTGGAAATTTACGCCACGAGTGAGGTGGAGACGGGTTGCCACTTTTAAAGgttattttaagttttaaacGGTCCTAATATTTCCCACGTGTGAGAGCGACAGATTGCTGTAAATGTTATctcttatatttttttggtattcaaatttaattttttaaaaaaattattttatatattattttttaatttttttaaatttataattttgattgGTCCAATAATTGTTATGTTAGTTCATTAGTTATTGTGTGAATTTTTATATAGATTTTggtaaaaaaatgtaaaaagaaaatattttaaaatgtaaaaataaaaaaaaaaaaatctttttttactatgataaatttttttttgaaggatactatgataaattttaatactctagaaaaaaaaaattattagttttgtattttataaGCTGGTAATTAAACTCTACATCCtcctataataataaataaaattaaaactaatacAAAAGAAAGTAAATAAAACTACAACTATTAAAAGCATCCTAATTTTATTGTCATTGCCGCCGCGCATTTTAGGCCTATTttgaatttgttttttttttaattttttaatggaaaaaatattatatttcgaACTATATTTTAAATGGGGAATGGAAATGTTGAGATTAAATAATTGAAAGTTTTCTTACCCAACAACATACATAATAATTGATATTTCAAATCGGTGGCCATGCTCATCATTCTACGaaatattaaagaagaaaaataaataacaataaatggTGTCTATGAAATACTGGCTAcaattctaaatttcaaaaattgatacGGTGGAAAGGAAGGTTCCAACATTAATTATGTTTATGAAATTTATAAGGGTATCGTTATGATGATGTTTTAGAAGGCCACCAGTgccctttttatttatttttaacgtGAAAATTCGATGCTTAATAAAAGTTTAAGAATCCACATAATTGTCCCCCCAAAAAATTTGGTTTGACACCAACATGAGCTTATCAGCATTTATCATTATAATAAATGTAATCATAAATATTGAAATTAATCATCATGTAAcactaatttttataatattttatatatcataaTAAGGGGC is a window from the Cannabis sativa cultivar Pink pepper isolate KNU-18-1 chromosome 1, ASM2916894v1, whole genome shotgun sequence genome containing:
- the LOC115706599 gene encoding uncharacterized protein LOC115706599: MVEESGNEEVLVDDNVSAEDWLSHAQELIPVAMAKAREVKGFPGRWKMIISKLEQVPSRLSDLSSHPCFSKNTLCKEQLQAVSRTLKDIIECAELCILEKYEGKLRMQSDLDALSGKLDLNLRDCGLLIKTGVLGEATLPLSVACSSTDTDVAAYGNIRELFARLQIGHLEAKHRALDCLVEVMKEDEKNVLTVLGRSNICALVQLLTATSPRIREKTVTVICSLAESGGCENWLVSEGVLPALIRLVESGSSVGKEKATISLQRLSMLAETAREIVGHGGVRPLIEICRTGDSVSQAAAACTLKNISAVPEVRQALADEGIIRVMINLLDCGILLGSKEYAAECLQNLTASNENLRRSVVSEGGIRSLLAYLDGPLPQESAVGALRNLVGSVSMDVLVSLGFLPRLVHVLRSGSLGAQQAAASAICRVCSSASAETKKMVGEAGCIPLLVKMLEAKSNSAREVAAQAISSLVTLSQNRREVKKDDKSVPNLVQLLEPSLQNTAKKYAVFCLGSLSSSKKCKKLMISYGAIGYLKKLSEMEIPGAKKLLERLERGRLRSLFMRK